A region of Thermococcus piezophilus DNA encodes the following proteins:
- a CDS encoding V-type ATP synthase subunit H, with amino-acid sequence MEEVIKEIVDAEKQAEKRIEKAKEDAKVIVLKAKEDAKLIEKEIIQEAEEKAKALVEKARLEGEEEAKKILEEGEKEVEELKIKAINNFEKAISAGIELIRGG; translated from the coding sequence ATGGAGGAGGTCATCAAAGAGATTGTCGATGCCGAGAAGCAGGCTGAGAAAAGGATTGAAAAGGCGAAGGAAGACGCTAAGGTCATAGTCCTTAAAGCCAAGGAAGATGCGAAGCTAATAGAGAAGGAGATAATCCAGGAAGCTGAGGAAAAGGCCAAGGCCCTCGTTGAGAAGGCCCGCCTGGAAGGCGAGGAGGAGGCGAAGAAAATCCTTGAGGAGGGCGAGAAGGAAGTCGAAGAGCTGAAGATTAAGGCCATCAACAACTTCGAGAAGGCCATATCTGCCGGCATAGAGCTCATAAGAGGGGGCTGA
- a CDS encoding V-type ATP synthase subunit K (produces ATP from ADP in the presence of a proton gradient across the membrane; the K subunit is a nonenzymatic component which binds the dimeric form by interacting with the G and E subunits): MDPIVYVSLGAALAAGIAGAASAFGVGIAGAAAAGVVAEDERNFKNALILEGLPMTQSIYGLITLFLILLVSGILGGGFKFTDPNNVDNIVKSAILLGAGLTVGLTGLSAIPQGIIASASIGAVAKNPKTFTQGIIFSAMAETMAIFGLVGALIMIVTGVGF, encoded by the coding sequence ATGGACCCGATAGTTTACGTATCCCTTGGAGCGGCCCTTGCGGCCGGTATAGCCGGAGCAGCTTCAGCCTTTGGTGTCGGTATAGCAGGTGCAGCGGCTGCTGGAGTCGTTGCCGAGGATGAGAGAAACTTCAAGAACGCCCTCATCCTTGAGGGTCTGCCAATGACCCAGAGCATTTACGGACTCATTACGCTGTTCCTCATCCTGCTGGTCTCGGGAATCCTCGGCGGCGGCTTCAAGTTCACCGACCCCAACAACGTGGACAACATCGTCAAGAGTGCCATACTCCTCGGTGCCGGCCTTACCGTCGGCCTCACTGGCCTCTCAGCCATACCGCAGGGTATCATCGCGAGCGCGAGCATCGGCGCCGTTGCCAAGAACCCAAAGACCTTCACCCAGGGCATCATATTCTCGGCTATGGCCGAGACCATGGCAATCTTCGGTCTCGTCGGTGCCCTGATAATGATAGTTACTGGAGTTGGCTTCTGA
- the speD gene encoding adenosylmethionine decarboxylase has protein sequence METIGFHYVVEAAGCDPETLGNADKIREIFLEAAKVGKMEVKASYFFKFSPTGVSGVVIVAESHISIHTWPEKGYAALDVYTCGTTADPEKAVDYILDKIKAQYAHVSEIKRGIEEDDGTFTHMILTWEEKLERKNGNGQG, from the coding sequence ATGGAGACGATAGGGTTTCACTATGTGGTTGAGGCTGCTGGCTGCGATCCGGAAACCCTTGGTAACGCTGACAAAATAAGGGAAATATTCCTAGAGGCAGCAAAAGTAGGTAAAATGGAGGTCAAAGCAAGCTATTTCTTTAAGTTCTCACCAACCGGTGTGAGTGGTGTAGTCATAGTGGCTGAATCCCATATCTCGATACACACCTGGCCGGAGAAGGGCTACGCGGCCCTGGACGTTTACACCTGCGGCACCACGGCAGACCCAGAAAAGGCCGTTGATTACATCCTCGACAAGATAAAGGCCCAATACGCCCACGTTTCCGAGATAAAGCGCGGTATTGAAGAGGACGACGGAACCTTCACCCACATGATACTGACCTGGGAAGAAAAGCTCGAAAGAAAGAACGGGAACGGGCAGGGCTAA
- a CDS encoding preprotein translocase subunit SecD — protein MKRRTKKLLLNWRIILLTVFLIGSVVTLAVRPLTFGIDISGGVALVAQTEHPVDADTMQLVVDSLQKRLNTLGLRDITVEAQGDQIVLVKVANVTTAEEADAIKNVIESQGVFYMEFDGVIFGTGQDVEYVGIYQIKPDNTWSVPFRISKSAAEKFAELAKGKTGWPVDMFLDPPVNSLLVVPDSVYNLMNSSEFNAQVPEAPTLLQRITKAFNITVVAYANQTADELADMAEGREKIVLVDLNQGLQSELENMNVTVRLVQRGPGESDHALIIRTLGLYGPYSVGEGLATGQPQQDVQITGTASDRLTAEQEARQIYTVLKSGSLPVKLNVVGMEFISPRLGENFKYQALLAGIGALIAVFAIVYFHYRNWKIAIPVASTSFFEAIIILGFAALIQWNLDLPSIAGIIAAIGTGVDQQIVITDELLGGTKETRITRRSNVLKRMGRAFFVIFASAATTIVAMSFLLIYFVGTLKGFAFTTILGVVIGILVTRPAYAEIAKYLLGED, from the coding sequence ATGAAAAGGAGAACTAAAAAGCTCCTCCTGAACTGGAGGATCATCCTTCTCACCGTGTTTCTCATAGGCTCGGTTGTGACTCTTGCTGTTAGGCCGCTCACCTTTGGAATAGATATAAGCGGCGGTGTTGCGCTCGTCGCTCAGACTGAGCACCCCGTTGATGCCGACACGATGCAGCTCGTTGTTGATTCGCTCCAGAAGAGGCTCAACACCCTGGGATTGAGGGACATAACTGTTGAGGCCCAGGGGGACCAGATAGTGCTCGTCAAGGTCGCCAACGTCACCACCGCTGAAGAAGCCGATGCCATTAAAAACGTCATTGAAAGCCAGGGTGTATTCTACATGGAGTTTGATGGAGTAATCTTTGGAACGGGTCAGGACGTTGAGTACGTCGGCATCTATCAGATAAAGCCCGACAACACATGGAGCGTCCCCTTCAGGATATCCAAGAGTGCCGCCGAGAAGTTCGCCGAGCTGGCGAAGGGCAAGACGGGATGGCCGGTCGACATGTTCCTTGACCCACCCGTTAACTCACTTCTCGTAGTTCCTGACAGTGTATATAATCTCATGAACAGCTCGGAGTTCAACGCCCAGGTTCCTGAAGCCCCGACCCTGCTTCAGAGGATAACCAAGGCCTTTAACATAACCGTCGTTGCTTATGCCAATCAGACCGCCGATGAGCTGGCAGATATGGCCGAGGGCAGGGAGAAGATAGTCCTCGTTGACCTCAACCAGGGCCTCCAGAGTGAGCTTGAGAACATGAACGTTACCGTCAGACTCGTCCAGAGGGGCCCAGGCGAGAGCGACCACGCACTCATCATTAGGACCCTTGGTCTCTACGGCCCGTACTCAGTGGGCGAAGGCCTCGCCACCGGCCAGCCGCAGCAGGATGTTCAGATAACTGGAACCGCCTCGGACAGGCTCACTGCTGAGCAGGAAGCCAGGCAGATCTACACCGTCCTCAAGAGCGGTTCGCTTCCAGTCAAGCTCAACGTCGTTGGAATGGAATTTATCTCCCCCAGACTCGGTGAGAACTTCAAGTACCAGGCCCTGCTCGCCGGTATCGGAGCGCTTATAGCGGTCTTTGCCATAGTCTACTTCCACTACAGGAACTGGAAGATAGCCATACCAGTTGCCTCGACCAGCTTCTTCGAGGCAATAATCATCCTTGGATTCGCCGCACTCATCCAGTGGAACCTCGACCTGCCGAGCATAGCGGGTATCATAGCCGCCATCGGTACTGGCGTTGATCAGCAGATAGTAATAACCGACGAACTTCTCGGTGGGACTAAGGAGACTAGGATAACCAGGCGCTCGAACGTTCTCAAAAGGATGGGAAGGGCGTTCTTCGTTATCTTCGCCTCGGCAGCGACGACGATAGTGGCCATGAGCTTCCTGCTCATATACTTCGTCGGAACACTCAAGGGCTTCGCTTTCACGACAATACTGGGCGTGGTCATAGGAATCCTCGTTACGAGGCCTGCCTATGCTGAAATAGCCAAGTACCTGCTCGGTGAGGACTAA
- a CDS encoding V-type ATP synthase subunit C produces MEAGAVTGILNTTLAVVFVWMGYKTSKIIWKYTPYSYPNARIKAMEAKLLTEQRFNELAESRTLNNFVVSLEDTDYKGYLAGVSSYTVEEIERALDKALAGTYELMVKILPKRVGPFFRLLLEEWDVRNVTSTVKAKKVGEPASDYVSEIGTMVPKVKAMAEAKTLEEILVILEGTPYEEPYQKLLLGEISLKEFETELYKMYYAKLLEYALSRKDDERIILKEFVRLKIDKTNIMTVMRAKAAKMSAEEIKPLLIPGGRLGRSLEAILHVDDLSMALAELDSTSYGKVIRDVRDEVEKDLSVLERTLERHIRERMNELTRFYPLSVATPLSYILQKESEVKKLRAIAKLIDDGLKPEMIKEIVGDVA; encoded by the coding sequence ATGGAAGCAGGAGCGGTAACTGGAATCCTCAACACAACATTGGCGGTGGTCTTCGTTTGGATGGGGTACAAGACGTCCAAGATAATCTGGAAGTACACTCCCTACTCCTACCCTAACGCGAGGATAAAGGCTATGGAGGCCAAGCTCCTGACCGAGCAGAGGTTCAACGAGCTGGCGGAGAGCAGAACTCTTAACAACTTCGTGGTCAGCCTGGAGGACACTGATTATAAGGGCTACCTCGCGGGAGTTTCAAGCTACACCGTGGAGGAGATAGAGAGGGCCCTGGATAAGGCCTTGGCCGGAACCTACGAGCTCATGGTTAAGATTCTTCCGAAGAGGGTCGGCCCCTTCTTCAGGCTCCTGCTCGAGGAGTGGGATGTCAGGAATGTAACCAGCACCGTCAAGGCCAAGAAGGTCGGCGAACCCGCGAGCGACTACGTTAGCGAGATTGGAACTATGGTCCCCAAGGTCAAGGCCATGGCTGAAGCAAAGACGCTCGAGGAGATACTCGTCATCCTTGAAGGCACCCCCTACGAAGAGCCTTACCAGAAGCTTCTGTTGGGGGAGATAAGCCTCAAGGAGTTCGAGACCGAACTTTACAAGATGTACTACGCCAAGCTCCTTGAATACGCGCTCTCCAGGAAGGACGACGAGAGGATAATCCTCAAAGAGTTCGTGAGGCTCAAGATAGACAAGACCAACATAATGACCGTCATGAGGGCTAAAGCGGCAAAGATGAGCGCCGAGGAGATAAAGCCTCTCCTCATACCTGGGGGAAGGCTCGGTAGAAGCCTTGAGGCCATACTCCACGTGGACGACTTGAGCATGGCTTTGGCCGAGCTCGACTCCACGAGCTACGGCAAGGTCATCAGGGACGTCAGGGATGAGGTTGAGAAAGACTTGAGCGTCCTCGAGAGGACTCTGGAGAGGCACATCAGGGAAAGGATGAACGAGCTGACCCGGTTCTACCCGCTCAGCGTGGCAACGCCGCTCAGCTACATACTGCAGAAGGAGAGTGAGGTCAAGAAGCTCAGGGCGATAGCCAAGCTCATCGACGATGGTCTCAAGCCAGAGATGATAAAGGAGATAGTGGGTGATGTCGCATGA
- a CDS encoding V-type ATP synthase subunit E, producing MNGAELIIQEINREAEQKIQYILNEAQKEAEKIKEEACKRAEARAEWILRKAHTQAEIEKQRIIANAKLEVRKKRLAVQEALIQEVIAALRERLAELSAEEYFSMLVDLTVQAVEELGSESVVINSNERTLELLRGRFEEFKKVLEEKLGKNVEITLGEPISTIGGVIVETIDRSVRVDNRFESRIERFESDLRAEIAKALFG from the coding sequence ATGAATGGAGCAGAGCTGATAATTCAGGAGATAAACAGGGAAGCGGAGCAGAAGATACAGTACATACTCAACGAGGCCCAGAAGGAGGCGGAGAAGATTAAGGAGGAGGCTTGCAAGAGGGCCGAGGCCAGGGCAGAGTGGATACTCAGGAAGGCCCACACTCAGGCCGAGATAGAGAAGCAGAGGATCATAGCCAACGCCAAGCTTGAGGTGAGGAAGAAGAGGCTAGCCGTTCAGGAGGCGCTCATCCAGGAGGTCATTGCAGCCCTGCGCGAGAGGCTGGCTGAACTATCCGCCGAGGAATACTTCTCGATGCTTGTGGATTTGACGGTCCAGGCCGTCGAGGAGCTCGGAAGCGAGAGCGTTGTCATTAATTCCAATGAGAGAACCCTTGAGCTGCTCCGCGGAAGGTTTGAGGAGTTCAAAAAGGTCCTTGAGGAGAAGCTCGGGAAGAACGTTGAGATAACCCTTGGTGAGCCAATAAGCACTATAGGCGGCGTCATCGTCGAAACCATAGATAGGAGCGTTAGGGTGGACAATCGTTTTGAGTCAAGGATAGAGAGGTTTGAGAGTGACTTGAGGGCAGAGATTGCCAAGGCTCTCTTCGGGTGA
- a CDS encoding V-type ATP synthase subunit I, which produces MFRPEEMVKIEVMALNRYKDSLLTYLHEQGVVEIREIDIKIAQKDSPNEFHRKAASYSITISRLVDFLKDYRKTKGGGIKEFIFPPEREKKTYKYGGIEKLIKDVESFLEVVEPEIKAVEGKITATQTEIERIKADISILELLSSFNLDVSYLRSTDIVEIVVGTIDRNKFPPLIEEVKKATEGRVAFVSKEFKDKVLVVFAFIKRDYEKANPILAKYSLERLEVPEGEGTPRELIKVYEEKLRIKEKELESAKKDAEMLAEKYYDDVVFYQELMENERDKATVLPMLARTNMTFAMTGWLPRSEVPNVLEGIKRITEEKAYINIKEPSKEELDDIPIKLKNPSFFRPFEMLTEMYGVPKYNEIDPTPIITFTYSFFFGFMLTDFMYGLIIAIVAALLIKGHKKFNDGTYKFAYTLLISAAFTMIMGVLFGSYFGNALDLAGFNVWRKWDSMTDALVVLQMALAIGLAHLFTGYTVGFIAKMKNGEVKDAIFDQLSWMLIILGVSLLGLGAMGQPGFTLPGKALFGAGLVLFILSEFRNGALAILLTISDFFGFVGSWLSYARLMALALATAGIAMVVNILVQMVWGISIGPVPIGIVIGLILFVGGQLFSVAINALGAFVHSLRLQYVEFFGTFYSGEGKRFEPFRAKREVSKLEFEA; this is translated from the coding sequence ATGTTCAGGCCAGAAGAGATGGTTAAAATCGAGGTAATGGCCCTCAACAGGTACAAGGATTCTCTCTTGACTTATCTCCACGAGCAGGGTGTCGTGGAGATCAGGGAGATAGACATTAAAATCGCCCAGAAGGATTCTCCCAACGAGTTCCACAGAAAGGCTGCCTCATACAGCATAACAATCTCAAGACTCGTTGATTTCCTCAAGGATTACAGAAAGACCAAGGGCGGCGGTATAAAGGAGTTCATCTTTCCCCCCGAGAGGGAGAAGAAGACCTACAAATATGGAGGAATCGAGAAGCTCATAAAGGACGTTGAGAGCTTTCTTGAGGTTGTTGAACCAGAGATAAAGGCCGTTGAGGGTAAAATAACCGCGACCCAGACGGAAATTGAGAGGATAAAGGCCGACATCTCAATTCTTGAGCTCCTCTCCTCGTTCAACCTTGATGTCTCCTATCTCAGGTCCACCGACATAGTCGAGATAGTGGTCGGAACCATCGATAGAAACAAGTTCCCACCCCTCATCGAGGAGGTCAAAAAGGCCACCGAGGGGAGAGTGGCTTTTGTTTCCAAGGAGTTCAAAGATAAGGTTCTGGTGGTTTTCGCATTCATCAAGAGGGACTACGAGAAGGCCAATCCGATACTGGCAAAGTACTCTCTCGAGAGGCTGGAAGTCCCAGAGGGTGAGGGGACTCCAAGGGAACTTATAAAAGTCTATGAGGAGAAGCTCAGGATCAAGGAGAAGGAGCTTGAAAGCGCGAAGAAGGACGCCGAGATGCTCGCCGAGAAGTACTACGACGACGTGGTTTTCTACCAGGAGCTGATGGAGAACGAGAGGGACAAGGCCACAGTCCTGCCGATGCTCGCGAGGACAAACATGACTTTCGCCATGACGGGCTGGCTCCCGAGGAGCGAGGTTCCGAATGTTCTTGAGGGAATCAAGAGGATAACTGAGGAAAAGGCCTACATCAACATCAAGGAGCCGAGCAAGGAGGAGCTCGATGACATCCCAATCAAGCTCAAGAACCCGAGCTTCTTCAGACCCTTTGAGATGCTCACCGAGATGTACGGTGTCCCGAAGTACAATGAGATAGACCCAACGCCGATAATAACCTTCACCTACTCGTTCTTCTTCGGCTTCATGCTCACGGACTTCATGTACGGCCTCATAATAGCCATAGTCGCTGCACTGCTCATCAAGGGTCACAAGAAGTTCAACGACGGCACCTACAAGTTTGCCTACACCTTGCTCATCAGCGCCGCCTTCACTATGATCATGGGCGTCCTCTTCGGCAGCTACTTCGGCAACGCCCTCGATTTGGCTGGCTTCAACGTCTGGCGCAAGTGGGACAGCATGACAGACGCGCTGGTAGTCCTCCAGATGGCATTGGCCATAGGCCTCGCCCACCTATTCACCGGATATACCGTAGGCTTCATAGCCAAGATGAAGAACGGCGAAGTCAAAGACGCAATCTTCGACCAGCTCTCCTGGATGCTCATAATACTCGGCGTCTCGCTCCTTGGCCTGGGAGCCATGGGTCAGCCAGGCTTTACCCTGCCTGGAAAGGCTCTCTTCGGGGCTGGCCTAGTGCTCTTCATCCTCAGCGAGTTCAGGAACGGTGCACTGGCAATACTGCTGACGATATCGGACTTCTTCGGCTTCGTCGGCAGCTGGCTCAGCTACGCCCGTCTGATGGCACTGGCTTTGGCAACCGCTGGAATAGCCATGGTCGTCAACATCCTTGTCCAGATGGTCTGGGGCATCAGCATCGGCCCCGTTCCAATAGGCATAGTCATTGGCCTCATACTGTTTGTCGGCGGCCAGCTGTTTTCGGTCGCCATCAACGCCCTCGGAGCGTTCGTCCACTCGCTCCGTCTGCAGTACGTTGAATTTTTCGGAACCTTTTACTCTGGCGAAGGTAAGCGCTTCGAGCCCTTCAGGGCAAAAAGGGAGGTCTCAAAGTTAGAGTTTGAAGCTTAA
- a CDS encoding YkgJ family cysteine cluster protein translates to MIYLTLNDIREIVKAGHDPQDSVMLTLDGGKVRFVMAYREWDLGCVFHDPETGKCRIHDQNPIICRIYPFMVSRKPLGVEGEEPFEYKGENLWLYYDESCPGINPEEPEAVITPEEIAELGLEFERELEKTDMDGFLKLLEELD, encoded by the coding sequence ATGATATATTTAACTTTAAATGATATTAGAGAAATAGTAAAGGCCGGCCACGATCCACAGGACTCCGTAATGCTGACCCTTGACGGCGGGAAGGTTCGCTTTGTCATGGCCTACCGTGAGTGGGATCTCGGTTGCGTCTTCCACGACCCGGAAACAGGCAAGTGCAGGATTCATGACCAAAACCCGATAATATGCCGCATCTACCCATTCATGGTCTCCAGAAAGCCCCTGGGAGTTGAGGGGGAGGAGCCCTTCGAGTATAAAGGGGAGAACCTGTGGCTCTACTACGACGAGTCCTGCCCGGGAATAAACCCGGAGGAGCCTGAGGCGGTCATAACCCCAGAGGAGATAGCTGAGCTTGGCCTTGAGTTTGAGCGGGAATTAGAGAAGACGGATATGGACGGTTTCCTCAAACTACTTGAGGAACTCGACTGA
- a CDS encoding PUA domain-containing protein yields MSMNELRYRRASAWEYDLILREAEKYGELSHHTFAVVEGRFRDVYAVNERVWKELENLKVKPYAYGTFVGTIKVDKNLVEKFYPNVEFFYFVDVKKNYAILSPRAGFLFTTGKDVPRSGVRKYDWQGTKKLVVYDENGIILGIGRINPKSRNKFILNVTDIGEFIRRRR; encoded by the coding sequence ATGTCGATGAATGAACTCCGCTATAGACGGGCCTCTGCGTGGGAGTACGACCTCATCCTTCGCGAGGCAGAGAAGTACGGTGAGCTTAGTCACCATACCTTTGCGGTCGTTGAGGGCAGGTTTAGAGACGTCTATGCTGTGAACGAGCGCGTTTGGAAAGAACTTGAAAACCTGAAAGTTAAGCCCTATGCCTACGGAACCTTCGTTGGCACGATTAAGGTGGACAAAAACCTTGTCGAGAAGTTCTATCCAAATGTCGAGTTCTTCTACTTTGTGGATGTTAAGAAAAACTACGCAATCCTAAGCCCCAGGGCGGGCTTCCTCTTCACTACGGGAAAAGATGTCCCCAGGAGCGGCGTCAGGAAGTACGACTGGCAAGGAACGAAGAAGCTTGTGGTATATGACGAAAATGGCATCATACTCGGTATAGGACGTATAAATCCCAAAAGCAGAAACAAGTTCATTCTAAATGTGACTGACATAGGGGAGTTCATCAGGAGGAGGCGCTGA
- a CDS encoding KaiC domain-containing protein yields MMKRVKTGIPGMDEVLHGGIPERNVVLLSGGPGTGKSIFSQQFLWNGLQNGEPGIYVALEEHPVQVRQHMANFGWDVRKYEEEGLFAMVDAFTAGIGKSKEYERYIVHDLTDIREFIDVVRGAIKDIGAKRVVIDSVTTLYINKPAMARSIVMQLKRVLAGLGVTSILVSQISVGERGFGGPGVEHGVDGIIRLDLDEIDGELKRSLIVWKMRGTSHSMRRHPFEITNNGIVVHPDKVLKRGTVVGLE; encoded by the coding sequence ATGATGAAGAGGGTAAAGACAGGCATCCCGGGTATGGACGAGGTTCTTCACGGGGGAATCCCGGAGCGAAACGTGGTTTTGCTGAGCGGTGGGCCCGGAACGGGAAAGTCCATATTCAGCCAGCAGTTTCTCTGGAACGGTCTCCAGAACGGCGAGCCTGGAATATACGTGGCTTTAGAAGAACATCCTGTTCAGGTTAGGCAGCACATGGCCAACTTCGGCTGGGACGTCAGGAAGTACGAGGAGGAAGGCCTCTTTGCTATGGTCGACGCCTTCACGGCTGGAATAGGTAAGAGCAAGGAGTACGAGAGATACATTGTACACGACCTGACAGATATCAGGGAGTTCATTGACGTGGTCAGAGGAGCTATTAAGGACATTGGGGCCAAGCGCGTGGTTATTGACTCGGTTACGACGCTGTACATCAACAAACCGGCAATGGCAAGGAGCATAGTGATGCAGCTTAAGCGTGTTCTGGCCGGTCTTGGGGTTACGAGTATCCTTGTGAGTCAGATAAGCGTCGGCGAGCGTGGCTTCGGTGGACCGGGAGTTGAGCACGGCGTTGACGGAATAATAAGGCTTGATTTGGACGAAATCGACGGCGAGCTCAAGCGCTCGCTGATAGTGTGGAAAATGCGTGGGACAAGCCACTCCATGAGGAGGCACCCCTTCGAGATAACTAACAATGGAATAGTCGTCCACCCAGACAAAGTTCTCAAGAGGGGGACTGTCGTCGGGCTCGAGTGA
- a CDS encoding protein translocase subunit SecF, translating to MSKPKTKGEPDAWEAVRMKKQKKLSVLARMDYKKMITYPLAVFIVALILLAVHFPHLGIDLQGGVVITAYGVDTNPDELAKYISDQIGVDVRVESFSGVDTKGVRVYAPTGTDPLEIINVMKTKYPDAEYTHSEVQPTFGEISQQQGIRALILAFIGMAVVVFLFFRNLVPSLTIMFSALSDMVIAVAIMGIFGIQLTTATIAALLMLIGYTVDSNILLTTRLLKRKEDTIEDAYLSAVSTGFTMSTTTLGALFVLWLISTSQTIDNIAVVLIFGLLADFMNTWLLNAGVLKWYLARGSTRGGKA from the coding sequence ATGTCGAAACCTAAAACCAAGGGCGAGCCCGATGCTTGGGAAGCCGTCCGAATGAAAAAACAGAAGAAACTGAGTGTTCTCGCCAGGATGGATTATAAGAAAATGATTACCTACCCTCTGGCGGTCTTTATAGTTGCCCTGATTCTACTCGCGGTTCACTTTCCGCACCTTGGAATAGACCTCCAGGGAGGTGTGGTTATCACTGCTTATGGTGTCGATACTAACCCGGATGAACTTGCCAAATACATCAGCGACCAGATTGGCGTTGATGTGAGAGTTGAGAGCTTTAGCGGTGTAGACACCAAGGGTGTGAGGGTTTACGCGCCCACTGGAACAGACCCGCTTGAGATAATCAATGTCATGAAGACCAAGTATCCTGACGCGGAGTATACTCACAGCGAGGTGCAGCCGACCTTCGGTGAGATTTCCCAGCAGCAGGGTATCAGGGCTCTTATACTGGCGTTCATCGGAATGGCCGTAGTCGTGTTCCTCTTCTTCAGGAACTTAGTCCCGTCGCTCACCATAATGTTCTCTGCCCTTTCGGACATGGTGATAGCCGTCGCAATAATGGGGATCTTCGGCATCCAGCTAACAACCGCAACCATAGCGGCCCTGCTGATGCTCATCGGTTACACCGTGGACAGCAACATTCTCCTGACCACGAGGCTCCTGAAGCGTAAGGAGGACACCATCGAGGATGCCTACCTCTCGGCGGTTTCGACTGGATTCACCATGAGCACCACCACTCTCGGTGCCCTCTTTGTGCTCTGGCTCATCTCGACCTCTCAGACTATAGACAACATCGCAGTGGTGCTCATCTTCGGTCTCCTCGCGGACTTCATGAACACCTGGCTGCTCAATGCAGGGGTGCTGAAGTGGTACTTGGCCAGAGGCTCTACTAGGGGTGGTAAGGCATGA
- a CDS encoding potassium channel family protein: MFVVIMGAGRVGYLVAKMLEEEGHDVTIIEMDKERAKELSLRINGLVIEGDATDPKTLEEANIKQANAFAALTGKDDANLLACILAKHLNPKIKTSLRIGNPKNRRIFEEVGDLRRYFDFVISPEEIAAEYISRNIVTPGFDRVLFPKEGAEIVRFTIDKDSEIAGKLVKDLRIPKDALIIAVYDEKGNLLIPSGDTKLPEGGQIIVFAKNNVLDNVKELLEKKKPEETQE; encoded by the coding sequence ATGTTCGTCGTGATAATGGGCGCCGGAAGGGTTGGCTATCTCGTTGCCAAGATGCTCGAGGAAGAGGGCCACGACGTGACCATAATCGAGATGGACAAGGAGAGGGCCAAGGAGCTCTCCCTCCGTATCAACGGTCTCGTCATTGAGGGCGATGCCACCGACCCGAAGACGCTCGAGGAGGCAAACATAAAGCAGGCGAATGCATTCGCGGCTTTAACCGGCAAGGACGACGCCAACCTGCTGGCGTGCATACTGGCAAAGCACCTCAACCCGAAGATAAAGACCTCACTCAGGATAGGCAACCCGAAAAACAGGCGCATCTTCGAAGAGGTGGGGGACCTCCGGAGGTACTTTGACTTCGTCATCTCGCCGGAGGAGATAGCAGCGGAGTACATCAGCAGGAACATCGTTACGCCGGGCTTTGACCGTGTCCTCTTCCCCAAGGAGGGTGCTGAGATTGTGCGCTTCACTATAGACAAGGACAGTGAGATAGCAGGAAAGCTCGTTAAGGATCTCAGGATACCAAAAGACGCTCTCATAATAGCCGTCTATGACGAAAAAGGCAACCTGCTGATACCCTCCGGCGACACGAAGCTGCCAGAGGGGGGCCAGATAATTGTCTTTGCCAAGAACAACGTTCTTGACAATGTCAAAGAACTCCTCGAGAAGAAGAAGCCTGAGGAGACGCAGGAGTAA